CCCGCAACCCTCATTAAGAAAATTATCAGTGAAAGCCCTAGTTAAAGCCGACGACGGGTGAGGAAATTTGCGAGGGAAGGGGCAGGACGAACAGACACATGTGCAGCAGCGCCCTGGCCGCCCCCGCGTCCCCCAGTGCAGCTCAGAACTCCGAGCGTGCAGCCCGGGCCGAGCGGCCGGTCGCCCCGTCCGCAGTCGCCGGGGGTGAGGATGACGCGGTCCGGGCGGGAGGCCCGCCAACTGCAGCAGCCCCGCCGAGGGCCGCCGCGCCTCCGGCTCCCCAGGCCCTGAGCCCAGCGCACCCAGAGCCCGAGGGTGCCCGGTGCCcggtgcggggcgggggcgggggccggcgcGATCCCTCCGCAGCAGCAGCCCCGCGCCGCTCCAGCCTATCAGCGGCCACCCGGCGGCTCCCTGCGATCGGACCAAAATAGCTGCGCACGCCTGCGACTTGCGCGCGGCCCCCCACTTGACGCTCACTCCTGTTCCCTCGCCCGGCCCGCTCCCAGCGTCTagagggggcggggaggaagcggccggggaggggggtggggctgggggagagaggaaggaagaaggaaggaaggaaggaaaggaggaagggagggaggaagggagggaggaagggagggagggaggaagtcgCACGGAGGCGCACAGCTCGGGGCTGCGCGGCGCGGGCCGGCGCGGCGCTGGAAGGCGCCGGCGTTAACCCCTCGAGGGCAGGCAGCGGAGGGGGAGCGGTGTTAATACATAAGAGCACTGCATCACGCTAATCTTCTCTCCTCAGAACAGTATGCGTCAGCAGTACATTCACGTTCTGACTGAAGGACAAAAGGATGAGAGAGCAGTCTGCGTGGCTGCTGCCTGCAACACCGCGAGCCTGGCGCGAGGAGGAGACGGTGGGCGCCGTGCACAGGGgccccgctgctgctgctgctgctgccgccgccgccgccgctgctagCGAGTGGGGACCATGTTCCCGGGCTCCGGAGCGTTCCCCGCAGCCGCGACCCCCGCTGCTcacgccgccgccgccaccgccgggGCCGCTGCAGCAGTCCGCGGGCAGCGCAGCCGCTGAAGGCGCCGGGGGCCGGAGCCCTGAACTCGCTCCCTCTGCACAAAGCCAGATCCGGCGGCACGCCGGCGGCCCGGCTGCGGCGGGCGATTCCGCGCCTCCGGGGGCTGCAGCCGCCCCCGGACTCCCCGAAGGGGCCTGCGGCGCGGGGCGACCCGGCCGTCGCGCGCTCCTCTGGCCGGCAGACCAGGTCCCGGCGCTGCCTCCACGCCGCTGCCCCTCGGGGGGCTGGACGGATTACTGCTCCTCGCACCAGCAGCCGGCGGACTGGGAAACTGAGcccagtttttgtctttttaaccCTTAAGAGAAGAGACGAGGAGAGAAGGGGGTGTGTGTCGgagggcgggcggggggggggggcgaaaGACCGGCGAACACCTCCTCTTAACTCTCGCAGCACCGCGAGCGAACGACTGCATCAGCTGCCTCGGGCCGGGAGCGGCCGACACAAGGAGAGGGGCCAGCGCGGCGGCAGCTTCGGCAGCGAGCGCGGCCTGGGAGGCTGCGGGGCGCCCCCTCACTCCCCGCCGGGTGGCAGCCCCGGAGCGGGCGGGGGGCGCCGGAGGCACACTCCGGCGATGAAGCGGCTTCCTCCTCGGCTGGTGCGAGCCGGGGCCAGGGTCCAAGGACAAAGCCGGGAAGCGCTGGTGGCGCCCCGCCTCGGGCTGAGGGGGGGGCATGCACCTGCATAGCCCGCCGGGCTTCGGCTCTCCCGGCGCGCCTCAACTCCGCGGCTCCGCTAGCCGGCTCCGGATTTACTAGAAGCCATTttgtctcccccacccctcccctcccctctgccctccccgccccctttaCTTCCCCCTTTTGTTAATTAAAACTAAGAAGTGAGAATGGGAACGAGGTGGCCAGCTCCGGCGGCGAACGCTTAAGGACACCGCGCcagttcttccctcccttccttccttccgagGTAGGTGAGAGCGAATGACTGGGTGGGGATGGTCGCAAAGGGGGAGAGAAAGTCCCAGCTTTCCGAGGGCTGGCCTCGAGGGGGGGCTGGTAGACGAGGGGCCACTCTTAGTTTGGCATGATTATTTTTCCGGCCGATCTGCTCCGTCTCTCTAatcgccccctccccacctccttctccagATGGAAAGAGGAGCTCCTAGCTCACTTAAGCCGGGGTAGGGCTGGTTCTCCTTTCCGAGCCAAAATCCCAGGCGGTGGTGAATTATGAACGTGCCACACCATGAAGCTCTTGTGGCAGGTAACTGTGCACCACACCTGGAATGCCGTCCTGCTCCCCGTCGTCTACCTCACGGCGCAAGTGTGGATTCTGTGTGCAGCCATCGCTGCTGCCGCCTCCGCCGGGCCCCAGAACTGCCCGTCTGTCTGCTCGTGCAGTAACCAGTTCAGCAAGGTGGTGTGCACCCGCCGGGGCCTCTCCGAGGTCCCTCAGGGTATTCCTTCCAACACCCGGTACCTCAACCTCATGGAAAACAACATCCAGATGATCCAGGCTGACACCTTCCGCCACCTCCACCACCTGGAGGTCCTGCAGCTGGGCAGGAACTCCATCCGGCAGATCGAGGTGGGGGCCTTCAACGGCCTGGCCAGCCTCAACACCCTGGAGCTGTTTGACAACTGGCTGACAGTCATCCCGAGCGGGGCCTTCGAATACCTGTCCAAGCTGCGGGAGCTCTGGCTGCGCAACAACCCCATAGAAAGCATCCCCTCTTACGCCTTCAACCGGGTGCCCTCCCTCATGCGCCTGGACTTGGGGGAGCTCAAGAAGCTAGAGTACATCTCGGAGGGGGCTTTTGAGGGACTGTTCAACCTCAAGTACCTGAACTTGGGCATGTGCAACATTAAAGATATGCCCAACCTCACCCCCctggtggggctggaggagcTGGAGATGTCAGGAAACCACTTCCCTGAGATCAGGCCTGGCTCCTTCCATGGCCTGAGCTCCCTCAAGAAGCTGTGGGTCATGAACTCACAGGTCAGCTTGATCGAGCGGAATGCTTTTGATGGGCTGGCCTCCCTGGTGGAACTCAACTTGGCCCACAATAACCTCTCTTCTTTGCCCCATGACCTCTTCACCCCACTGAGGTACCTGGTGGAGTTGCACCTACACCACAATCCTTGGAACTGTGATTGTGACATTCTGTGGCTAGCCTGGTGGCTTCGAGAGTACATACCCACCAATTCCACCTGCTGTGGCCGCTGTCATGCTCCCTTGCACATGCGAGGCCGCTACCTGGTGGAGGTGGACCAGGCCTCCTTCCAGTGCTCTGCCCCCTTCATCATGGATGCACCTCGGGACCTCAATATCTCTGAGGGTCGGATGGCAGAACTTAAGTGTCGGACTCCCCCCATGTCCTCCGTGAAGTGGCTGCTGCCCAATGGGACAGTGCTCAGCCACGCCTCCCGCCACCCACGGATCTCTGTCCTCAACGACGGCACCTTGAACTTTTCCCATGTGCTGCTCTCAGACACTGGGGTATACACATGCATGGTGACCAACGTGGCGGGCAACTCCAATGCCTCGGCCTACCTCAACGTGAGCACGGCCGAGCTCAACACCTCCAACTACAGCTTCTTCACGACTGTCACAGTGGAGACCACTGAGATCTCGCCTGAGGATACAACACGGAAGTACAAGCCCGTTCCTACTACGTCCACTGGTTACCAGCCGGCATATACCACCTCTACCACGGTGCTCATTCAGACCACCCGTGTGCCCAAGCAGGTGGCGGTAACCGCGACGGACACCAATGATAAGATGCAGACCAGCCTGGATGAAGTCATGAAGACCACCAAGATCATCATTGGCTGCTTCGTGGCAGTGACTCTGCTAGCTGCTGCCATGTTGATTGTCTTCTATAAACTTCGCAAGCGGCACCAGCAGAGGAGTACAGTCACAGCTGCCCGGACTGttgagattatccaggtggatgAAGACATCCCAGCGGCGGcatctgcagcagcagcagcagctccatCCGGTGTATCAGGTGAGGGGGCAGTCGTGCTGCCCACAATTCATGACCATATTAACTACAACACCTACAAACCAGCACATGGGGCCCACTGGACAGAAAACAGTCTGGGGAACTCTCTGCACCCCACAGTCACTACTATCTCTGAACCTTATATCATTCAGACCCATACCAAGGACAAGGTACAGGAAACTCAAATATGACTCCCCCCCCCAAACTTATAAAATGCAAtagaatgcacacacacacaaaagacagCAACTTTTGTACAGAGTGGGGAGAGACTTTTTCTTGTATATGCTTATATATTAAATCTATGGGCTggtaaaagaaacagattatattaaaatttaaaaagaaaaatcaaaacaaaactattttctaaCTTGTAAGTTCTATTTAAAGGGGGTGGGGGACCTTGGGAATGTTGTGGGATAGAAGCCACAAGTCAGTCTGCTGTGCTGCCAGGAGAGATTTCTGGTATAGGGTTGAAActgctaaaataaaacaaactaaaacaccAACCAATATCCCTAAAGAGTTAGGGTGTGGGCTGCTGAGGGGTGGAGGGTAGACTGAACTGTCATTTTTTAGAAGGTGCTTCATAGGACACAGGAATACCCATTTCTCTAGACATCTTTCTTAGGCTGAGAGCTGTCTTTGCAGATTTATCTTATTTAAACAAAGAATACAAACAAACGAAAAAGAGCACTAAGAATTTGTACTGTGCGTAAAATGTTGAGAGGCAATAATTTTTTCTTCAGAGGCCAAGGGAAAGACAGACCTGTAAAATGTAGTTTAAACAGGAAAACCACCAAAATTCAACTGAAACCTTAAGGGACCGAGTATGTGCATCCCTGTGCACAAGTCTTCTTGGTTTGTGCAGTGGGACACGGCGTGACCCGCCTGACAGAGGGCTTCGGGAAGGCgcagagaaggaagggagctGGCGTAGCTGTCAGTCAAGCGCTTTCACATTGCACCAGATTCCTGCAGTTGGGCTTAACCCACTCTGTGCAAGGCATGTGTCTATTCAGGGCTTCCCAGGAGAAGGAGGTGGCccctgggggggcaggggggcgtgGTACCAAAGGGGGATGGGAAGggagagcagaggcagagagaaggtaTTCGCAGGAGGCCATAACTCAGCATTGTGCCATGTCCACCTGTTGTTCCTGGTATCTGACAAATGATTGTAGACAGTGATgcatttgatgatttttttttttttaaaggattggtTTAAGGTGGACAAGGGGGGAGAGGCTGGGAGTGGGAAGCTTGGGGGAGTGGAAGCTTTTCTCATGCTTGTGATTTGGTGACTATTCTAAATGCTGATTCATTAGGGATTATTACTGCTGATGTCAACTGGTTGTGgtgatggggagggggcaggacatgagtagagaagaaagaggagagacaAAAAGGGCACAGGCTCATTGAAAGTGATGAAGCCTTTCCTCACCAGGATGGTTCACAAAAAAGATGTGAAATCCACAGTTAAAACAAAGTGATACACACAGAATGAGTGTGGCATGGAGTCCTGTTGAATGTAGCACAATGGGGGGAAATGCTTCCCTCTCCCAGGGCTACCtcaggaggaggggggaagagaaAGGGCGGGCGTGGGTGGGGAAGGCAGAGATCTCTGTTATTCTGGTCCATTTAATGATGtaacttctttcatttattattttagctttaaaaggaaataaagggttCAGATTTgaaagggggtggggtgtgggggggaaatGCCACTGATTGTAACGTGAGAAaagtgtatttttgtattttaataaatattgttcaATTTTTAATTCAGTGTCCCCAAAGGGTTAAATTGAGTAAGACCCTGAACCTATAGCTTCTTATGAGCACTGAccaaataatttctatttaaagaaaaaaaaggggaggggaggacaatcttccatttctttgaagtATGGGAACACGCTAAAGCTGTCAGCCACTTTTCCTTAGCTTAAATAAAAGCACCCCGATACTAGTGCACCGTTCACAAGCTAAGTGTGTTAGTCCCTGGCTCTGTTGGGGGGTAGAACTGAATTCCCTGTGCCCTGGAAAAGCGGGGGAAATGGGTCAGCCTCAGCTCCTGGGACCCGGCCAGGAGTTAAACGCCACCTCAGCAGAAGCTGCTGGTCAGGCAGCACCAGCTCTACACGGGGACCCCGGGGGACCTGGATTTAAGAGCACTGCAATAATGTTGTTGTGCTTAAAGATCCCACAGGCGGTGTTGCTTCTGTTCTCTGGGTGCTGAATAGTCAGTCAAACGTGTCTTGGTGGTGGTGGGTATTGATCTCCTGATGTGTAGCCGAGGGACGTGGTCCAGGCAGGCTGCCTGAACTGGGACCCTGCGTCTCTTCAGCACTAGTATTTATACGAGTGCAGGGAATCGGGACTGAGTGGGTGTCATCTCCCTGGCGCTGAACACAGAGAGAGGCAGGCAGCACTTTGCAGCAGTTGGCTAAGAAAGGGCCAATTCTTAATCctcctctgtgtgtttgtgtatttcaCATACACAACATTTCTGGGTGTCGGTGTTTGTGGCAGTGTGTATGCATGGGCTCACACTTTTAGAAACTGCCATTCATGTCTCTAGGCTACAATGATATGTTCCTCCGCCCGTCCTTTAGTACCCTACCCCCAGTAAAAAGAGAAAGCTGCAGCCGAGAAAAGGGTGGGACTTGGCGAGGACCAGTTGAAAAATGCAAGAAGTCACCCCCTTTCCTAGTGCCATAAGACACAGCTCAGGCTGTTTAGAACAGCTTCCTGGGTACACATTCAGAGGCAACTGTGAAGGAAGGAGCTGCTTCAGAAATAGAGGATGTGGAGCCCGTTTCCTTACACCCCTCCTCTTTTGACAGCTATCTGGGCGGCCAGGGAACTATGCAGTAGCTGTGGAATGACAAAGGCTCTGGGGCTGAACAAAGatctgaggggagaggggaagaaatgGGCCTAAAACATTCCTGGGGAAGAGTCCTATGAACAAATGCACTTGTCCTGGGGGTGGGGCATATTCAGGTCTTGGAATCTGAGGGAGAAGTGCTTTCCAGAAGGAACCTCAAAGGACGTTCCTGGGGGAGAGAGAATATGGTCCTGGGTATGAGTGTCCTTAGAGCTGCAAGGGGAGTTCCTTTCCCCACTGGGCCTACTCCCTGACCTGGGCACCGGTTCAGCATTTAGAGTGGCAACTCTCCTCTGCCGTGATGTCGGGTACACCCTCCTTTGTAGCAGACACTTGGGACAACTTTTCAGAGAGGAGTCCCACGAGCACCGAAAGTGCAGCCTTTAATGCTGGGCGGGTGACTCATCCTCGGCCTGGCCAAGCTGTAGGGTTTGTTACCTGAGAACGGAACACGGGTTGGCAGCTCTTCGGGAGGGGAGTCATAGCAACACGTTACAGGGAAAAGACTGCCGCTGATTATATGGAGTTAGAGACTTTTcattacagaattttttaaaggcCGTGAAAAACCATGTAGTCTAATCCCTTCACATTTTACAGTCAAGGAGACCGAGCCCCAGAGAAACTGAAAGATAcagtccaaggtcacactgctaatTAGTGGAAGAGGTGGGACTGAAACCCAGGTCTCTTGACTACCCAAACCGATGTGCTTTCTCATAAAGGCTCTTACTGGCTCTCAAGAACATCTCTCTTTCCTGGCCAATATGCAGTGAAAATGGGGCCTTCCTATAGCTATTGCTgtgttctcttctccctcctcttggAGCTGTCCAGTCTCCTTCAGAACCAGCTCTACTGCCCTCCGGGGCCTGAGCAGAATTTGGACCACAGGGGCCCCAGAGGTGGCCCAAGGGCCACGTGTGCTGACTAAGGAGTTGGATTCTCAGGACTATACCTAACAGCTTCCTGATTCTTAGGTTCAATGGCAGGCAGAAACCACGGGATCCCACAGAGGGCAGCGGCTGCTAGGGAAAAGGTGAAGTAGACAAGGCAGGGTGCTCACAGTGGGAACGATGGACTGGCCTTCTCCCAGCCTTAGCCTTGGAAGCTTGCAGAGTAAAGGACTGACAGAGGCCTTAGAGCACCTCTCAAGGGCAACTTCTCCCCAGCGGAGTGGTTTCTGCTTATTTGGCTGAACAATGAGACTATCTGGGGAGGCGGGGGCTCTTTAACTCCTCTCCTCCATTGCATCTACCCTGGCCCCAGCTCTAAAATCATGATCTGGTCGCCACTCCCACAATTTGTTCTAGGGCCTTTTATCACTCTTTGGTGTAAAGCTGCATTCTACTATCAGTGAAGATAGAGCAGACAGGCTAGTTTCTAAGGCCTAGGGACATCCGCTCTATCATGGCTGTTAACATGTACTGTAGCTAGCAACTTTTTGGGACGGGGGggggggctggtggggggagggcagcagCCTAGTAAAGAGTCCCTTGAAGACAGTGCCTATTAATGGGGAAGAGATGCAGAGTCCATGCCGTTAATGGTGGAGATGGGTAGAGATTAAGAGAAGGCTAAGTGGGCCTTACTCAGCCCAGGCTACTACCTTAGGGGGCCAGAGCCCACAATTAAGGCTTCAACATTTTACTGCAACAAAGCAGCAAGGGCttaaaattagagaagaaaaagagagagaacatttaTATCCAAACATATGTCTGATTTTACCTCCTCTGCTGGCACTCAGCACTCCGTGCCATCGGCTAATGCAGGCACCGTTCACGCCACTTCTAAATCCTGCCTCAGCTAAACTGCAAGGCAGCTTTTGGCTCAAAGCACCTCTCTTGGTTTCCGTCCATTCAGAAAGCACCCTTTTCCCCGGAGGGGGGAAGAATGGTTTGGGTAGTGGATTAAGGTTGTTTTCATCTTTGCTTTAAATTGAGATGAAGTAAATTGCTTCTTGGAGCAGGGATAAAGGCTTCAGGAACCTTCAGTGAAATATACGTATCTGCAAAGCAATATAGCATAGTGCTTACAAGTGTGGACTCTGAAGCCAGTCTTCCTGGGTTGAATCCCAGCTTACTAGtcatgtgactttggacaaatactcgttttcctcatctgtaaaatgggcataatattgGTATCTACCTCACTACTCCGTAGTTGTTGTAGGAATTGAAATTTGACGATAAGGGGACAGACCAACTGACTAGCCCCCATCACCACCTCTATTCTTGAACCTCATCCATGTCCAAAGAGAGAACATGCCTACTGAGCTACTCTAAAGAGGAAGGATAATTAATTATCCAGAAGTCCTGGGCAGCACGACAGCACCATCTACAAGCCCAAACACTGTGGGAAAGATGGGGTGCACTTTTCTTCCCAGGAAAACACTGCCTTGTGCTCTGTTCTTTAATCTAGCTCTTTAGATGGCCCAAGGCACTGTCTTAGGCCAGGAACGGATTACCTTTTCTTATGGTGggtcaggagaaaggaaagatgctGCTGCTGGAGGTGCACAAGATGAGGGCTGGGACAGGAAGCACCTACTAAAAGTCCTGGTCCTTTACCAGGAGGGTGAGCTTCCCAGTGTCTCGACACCTCGCCCTGTTTCCTTATCAGGGTGCTTTGCCAAGGGAGGTGGGCCCATGGAGGCaccaggaaggagaagggagcacAGAGAGGGCTGCTGGGGCTTCAAAGCAGTATTGGAGGGcttgaaggaaag
The genomic region above belongs to Lagenorhynchus albirostris chromosome 8, mLagAlb1.1, whole genome shotgun sequence and contains:
- the LRRC4 gene encoding leucine-rich repeat-containing protein 4 gives rise to the protein MKLLWQVTVHHTWNAVLLPVVYLTAQVWILCAAIAAAASAGPQNCPSVCSCSNQFSKVVCTRRGLSEVPQGIPSNTRYLNLMENNIQMIQADTFRHLHHLEVLQLGRNSIRQIEVGAFNGLASLNTLELFDNWLTVIPSGAFEYLSKLRELWLRNNPIESIPSYAFNRVPSLMRLDLGELKKLEYISEGAFEGLFNLKYLNLGMCNIKDMPNLTPLVGLEELEMSGNHFPEIRPGSFHGLSSLKKLWVMNSQVSLIERNAFDGLASLVELNLAHNNLSSLPHDLFTPLRYLVELHLHHNPWNCDCDILWLAWWLREYIPTNSTCCGRCHAPLHMRGRYLVEVDQASFQCSAPFIMDAPRDLNISEGRMAELKCRTPPMSSVKWLLPNGTVLSHASRHPRISVLNDGTLNFSHVLLSDTGVYTCMVTNVAGNSNASAYLNVSTAELNTSNYSFFTTVTVETTEISPEDTTRKYKPVPTTSTGYQPAYTTSTTVLIQTTRVPKQVAVTATDTNDKMQTSLDEVMKTTKIIIGCFVAVTLLAAAMLIVFYKLRKRHQQRSTVTAARTVEIIQVDEDIPAAASAAAAAAPSGVSGEGAVVLPTIHDHINYNTYKPAHGAHWTENSLGNSLHPTVTTISEPYIIQTHTKDKVQETQI